Sequence from the Panicum virgatum strain AP13 chromosome 5N, P.virgatum_v5, whole genome shotgun sequence genome:
ATGATTTCCAATTGACAGTCTTTCAGCATTTTCATATGTCCCAGAGCAAACGCATCGTTCGCTATAAAATCTGCCTACCGCTTAAGACAGGAAACAGTAACCTTGGAAAACGCATCTTAATACTCTTGAATGTTCTTGCTGGGGCATTTGCCTATTGTTAATTTTTTTCCTCTTTCAGAAATTAACTTGCATGTTTCAATGTTTTAGTTAGCTTTGATGCACTCTTGCATTAATCCTTTTGGAAAATAACTTGCACGCATCGTTTaggaaaagaaaataagaagGTTCATGCTTCTCTGTTTTATTCAGTTCTTAGGTACCCATTCATCTCTTAGCTTGAGTCCTACTACCACTATGAGTAATTGCATGcaactccttttttttttttggaatccgTTGTGAACCCAGGGCGCCAAGTCACACTACCGGCGCGAGAACAGCCTGCGGGTCGAAGAAGGCACGacgatggaggcggcgccgtCGCAGTGAGGACGGCTGCGCTCGGATAGCTCTGCCACCTCTCCCCGAGGCAGCAACAGCCCCCAACGCCCATCACTGGACGTCTGGACCCTGACATTGTCTGAAGATTGGTATACTACTAGTATACTGTATCAATGCAAGGTATCTCCCCCTTCTTATCGATGAAGGCATCACTCTTTATCCTGCGACACGGTCGATATCGATGTGAATAATTCCTTGGAATCAATTCAGTGTTTTTGTGTCGTACTGGTTTTCATGACCACCGACCTTGGATTTCGCTACGAAATGCAGCAACGTGAGCAGCTCGACTTTGTTTGTATCGCTACCTCGTACCGGGTGCGAATGCCGTTGCTGCTGTGTACAATTCGGTGACCTCGAGAAGCAAAGGCAACGTGGCACGCCAGTGAACACGTGCCCTTGCCTCGTCAGGCGCCGCGCCCCTACGCGGCTGCATGCGTGCGCGCGTGTCCTCCCGCACGTGCCGACCTGTCGCCCTGTTCCTCGTACATATACACGGTACGGGCACATTCATCTCGCCTCCATTCCCATCCGGCACAGCCACGAAAACAACAGTCGCCGGCACGCTCGCCGTCCGCCGCACAGAGAGGGAGGGGCAAGAAGCTCGTCGCAAGAGGTAGGGTAGGGAGGGGGCAGCAATGGCGGAGTACCAGGGGGAGTACGGGCACCCGTACCCGCGCGTCGACCAATACGGGAACCCCGTGCCGCCGGTGGACCAGTACGGCAACCCCGTCCCGAgggagccggccgccggcagTGCTCCCCTGTACGGCGCTGGCgacgccgcgggcgcggggtacgcggcggcggcgccgggcgagTACGGCGCGGGGGCGTACCCGCACGAGGGCGTCGGTGGTGGTGTCGCGCCCGGCGAACCGGCGCTCGCGTACGAGGGcatggtcggcggcggcggcgcgggggcggcggccatgggaggcCAGCTCGAGCCGGCCGTGGTGGTGGAGGAGATCACGTTCGGCAGCGCCCAGCTGCAGCCGGCGCGCTCcggcagctccagctccagctcgtcCTCGGAGGACGACGGGCAGGGCGGgcggtggaagaagaagagcctcaaggagaagatcaaggagaagCTCCCGGGCACCCACAGGCACGAGGAGCGCGGCAAGCAGGCCGGGCAgcacgcggcgccggcggccacgggGACGCATGCAGCGGGGGCGCACGAGAAGAAGGGCCTCAGGGACAAGATCAAGGAGAAGCTCCCGGGACACCACCACTGAGCGATCGTCGGCTGGGTTTGGGAGCGTCATGTCGCTAGGGGTGTGTGTATCATGTCCAAGTTCGGTCGGGCTGCCGTGTGCTCGTGTTTATGCGTGCAGCGTGTGTTCTGATCTGTCGCACTAGTTCGTAATAGTAGATGTGTACTGCTGCTTGTAAGGATTTGGGTACGTAAGAATTTCGTTTAGGTTTGGTTCGAGGTATTTCGGGGATGCGTCGTGTCTGTAGTCATCGATCGAGATGTTGGCTTTTCTCTGTCAGACTGTCAGGTTAGTGTTAAGCCTGTGAACTGCTTGCGATTTTGCTCCGAAGCAGTGTATCCAAGCCGCGCGGTCCGGGGCGGGCCGACTGGAGAGGAAATCGCAGCATGGGAACGTGGGCGCCGAGCCGCCCCAAGGCTGCCTCGCCAGCATCGGAGCATCAGCGTCAGCGACACGCGCGCCTGCCTCGCTGGTGCGTGCGGTGCCGTGCCTCGCCGCAGGACAGGAGGGCGGCCATGCGTTTGCCTCCATGTCGCGCCAACGCGCGCCGCCGTACGGCGGCAGAACAGCGCGCGCCAACctgccgccgaccgccgctctTCAATGCGCGACAGGGCCTGGCTGCCCCGAGCGAGGCCTTCATTCCTCCCAGTGCGTCCCGATCGACCAgtcaccgcggcggcgagcggagcCGCCCCGACCCGCCGGCTCCTCCTCTAGTCCTCTGACTCCTCTCCCTCGCTCGCGCCTGGCGTGCGCGCGGTCGGTCTtcttcgccgccgcgccaccgatCGGGCCCGCCCTGGCTGGCACtccacggcgcggcgcggcccggcCGAACTGTGCCGCCCCCAATCATTGACCCCCTCGTGTTCTCTCGCGCTCTCGCTCACCATCATGCCCTGCCCGGTCTGgctggccgggccgggccgggcccctGGCTTGATTGTCGTTGTTAATGACCCGGACAGTAGGGCAAGACAGATCAGCCGAGATGCTCTGCCTGCCGGCTTATCCACGGCGGCCTAGAACGACTCAATGATTTCCCAGCGAAAAGTTGGGCTTCCATGTTCAGTGCCGCACGCCGTCCCGAGCAAACCGTAACTGCTCCCATGGCAGCCGTCGGCGCTGCTCATGCCTGCGAGCTCGTCCTCTGTTTAATTGCGCTCCAGCGAAGGTAGTTGACGTCTTTCTTTAATTGCGCTCGTCCTCTGTTTCTCTTCGAACACGGCTGGAGTACATCGTTCAGTGTCTGTCAGTGGCAGTGGTGCACGTACCAGAGACCAGGACCTTTCAGCAAAAGTGGCCTCCGGAGCGGAGAATTAGATTAGACGCAAACACCAGCATTAACAAGGAAATAGAGATTGATTCTTACATGCAGACAAGTCATTGCAATTGTGGGGGGCTCCAGTGGCTTGCAGGCCGGTACgatatttttcatttgccaACAAGAGAAGCTTTCAaggggggaaaagaaaaggcgtACTCACTTTGTT
This genomic interval carries:
- the LOC120675412 gene encoding dehydrin Rab25-like, which produces MAEYQGEYGHPYPRVDQYGNPVPPVDQYGNPVPREPAAGSAPLYGAGDAAGAGYAAAAPGEYGAGAYPHEGVGGGVAPGEPALAYEGMVGGGGAGAAAMGGQLEPAVVVEEITFGSAQLQPARSGSSSSSSSSEDDGQGGRWKKKSLKEKIKEKLPGTHRHEERGKQAGQHAAPAATGTHAAGAHEKKGLRDKIKEKLPGHHH